Below is a window of Impatiens glandulifera chromosome 2, dImpGla2.1, whole genome shotgun sequence DNA.
tattaattattgcaattactaattaaatgttatctgttattatttttatattgaaagaTTGGATTGTTGAGACCTGAATTGGATTGTTAGAGACCtatgaattaaatatacaaagaacgaaattATCGATTGAGATGTCGATTTGAGACATGTGTTTAAcatatttctcttaaaacagtttcattgTCTCCCGTTAGTGTCGGAACTTATCGCAGATAGCTGTCTCCCAaagtacaacgaatctagtagcgATTCTGCACTAGTATTACTACACATTAAACTTGATTAGTGTACCTGAACTATCCCCGAGGAAAGAACTTGAAGAActcaaacaaaaacaagaaGAGAGTTTTTGGAATTCTATGGTGAGAAAATACAAGAGGATGAAGTGGTTTGATATTAGAGATGaggttttatattgttgaaaagataaaccttcataaaataaaatcaactatatattaatctttgatccaacAACTAACCTTATCGCCTCTTCATTGCTCtttgtattttctcttcattagaaAATACACTTtacataattttctaaattgctaataaattaataacaataatatcattaaagttacaataacaattaataaattaaatatatttaatttgataatggTTATTCAAgccattaaatattaattacataaataataaattaattatttgaatcaaattttattgaagatttaaatttcatttgatttaatttatttaaattctcatttttattcattaataaaatttattttaatttaaaatttcaactgTATCCTCTCACAAACTCTCTCACCTTATtacttctcatttttttaaaatatattttattattcctATATAGAGgaaggaaaataaaatacaaaagttttatattatgatgacaaatttaaattatatttttaagaaattagtaACACCATGAAATCTTATATACTACGGAAAAATAAACGGTAGtaaatcataaatttttttttgtcaaaatcttacataaacaaatcaaattaagcCAAACCttcatagaaaaaaaaaattaaatataaactttaaaattgatCTATAAactttaatgaaatatttattttattttattaaattgagtaCATAGGACTCAGTTGATATGCCAAAGTTTGCTTGTGTTTGAcattcacttaatttttttaaagatttgattagtatattttaagattttaacaGAGTCCCAACTTTCATAATTAGACTTAAAGAAGTATCTAGAAACAATTCATAGTttgcaaataaaattaatatttgtaatagaatagtaacaaataacaataaattaatcTGATCTAATTAAAGCAATACTTCTTTCCGACATTCAAAGAGTCCCTTTTATCCATCTTTCCAGCATTTCCAATGCCACTTTCGGTTGATCCATACCAACCATATGTCCAGAGTCAAGAACCTGATCGATCAAGcaaacaaattattcaaattatatgtaaattatatatatatatatatatggcttAATTTCTTGCCTTAAGGAATGATAGAGGTCCATATTTTATAAGTTCTCCCTTCAAATAACCGTCCACATTATACAAAGCTATGGAAGTCCCTTTGAATTGTCTCTGACCCGACCATTTCATCTCCATAACCCACCACAAGTTCCCtggaattgattttttttttttgttagttaatAATTAGTTTGTCTAATAGGAAAGAAGGAAGAAAAGTTTTAATAATTGATTACCTAACCAATTGCAGACGAGATCATATTCTCCTGCATATATTAAGACTTTAATTCCATCTTCAAGAAGCGGAGGAATTCTCACGGCATGATTCCTCGAAAAATCCTTAAGAAGTGCATTATAAACATTTTGGCTCATAGAAACAAAACTAATATTCCCAACTCCAAGGGCTTCTTTAACCGATCTCTCATTTATTAGGTGTTCCATATACGAGAAATCATAGTCGTTACTCGCAGATCTCTTTCGAATATCGAAATACTGCATTATGCATGCACCaccaataatattattgttacacttacacaaaaataaataaataaataaaatgtaatacaTTCATTCCTTCCTTACATTCCTATCATCATTTATTTCCATTATATGACTGAATATGGAATGACAGGAAGAATACGCATCTAAACAGctatctcctcctcctcctgcatctaaattttgtttttaaaacatGATCAATCATgagaattcaaattaaacaacaaatataatataaaatagaaagattaataataatactgcATTTAGCTGAGTCTCTCTGGCAGGCTGGTATCAATCTGGAGATTCTTTTGGCTTGATGTTCTGTGATCAAATTCAAACCTTTAGCATATTCTGGCATTGACTTGAATTGAATTGCAGAGTCTGTGAATGCATTTCCAATAGCAAAACcctgtataaataaataaataaattattaattattaacagaTATGATGTTGATGAATTATGAACTGTAATTAATACCTTAAGGTTAATGGGAGCTCCATCTCCGTTTCTGTTTCCATTGTGAATCCGAGAGGCTAAGACAGGGATATAGTGGCCGGCATATGATGTTCCGGTTAGGTAGAAATCGTTCCTCAAATATTGAGGATGTTCAGCGAAGAATGccttttttcattaattaatacattaattaattaattaggttgaTTGTTTGGAagttatatatatgtaagaaattaattagacCTAGTTAGCTACCTGCAAGAAGTCATACAAGTCATTGCTAACATCCTCTTGATCATTACGAATATCAGAGTTATGGGAACTAAAGCTGAAACCGGTGCCGATGGGCTGGTCCACATAGATCAAGTTGGAGACCTGGTCCCAACCAAAGTCATTCCAGATAAGagaattattattgttgttggttGTTGTTATACGGTAAGGACCGTTTTCATAAAACATAGATACTAAACAGCTAGCTCCGGGTCCTCCGGACAACCATATCACAACTGGGTCATTGTGCTTATTCTTTCTCGACTCAAAGAATAAGTAAAACATCCtgaaccatatatatatatatatatatattaattaattaatgtaatgtaatgtaatgttacagattataataaaacattttcaatCAAAAAGAATACGAGTTTGTGCGTGCCGTGCCTTGCATCTATAGAGTGAGGAAGTCGATAATAGCCGGAATAATGACCCAAATTCCGAATCGAAGGACCAGGGACTGGGAGACTGAATCGCTTTTCGACCAATGAGGACGACAATACTACTACATCGGGTAATCGGCCGGAAGAAGGGCCGCCGCCGGAACTGGCCGGAAACAAGTTAAAACTGCGGATAAGCCTCTGCGCTTCCGCACTTGGCGAATTATTAACCCGCAAAGAAGAAGACATTTGACATGAGAAGAAAAACAGAAAAAAGAGAATTAGACCAGATCTTTGTGCCATATTGATTTGCCAAGCTGCAGTATGTTTGGTCTCAACTCTAAACTATTATATAAAGAAGATTAATTGCATTGTGTACGTGttttttcctcttttcttttCGGATGGTAAATATTTCTCAGAACATGGAGTTTGAATCAAATCCAtgttaa
It encodes the following:
- the LOC124925230 gene encoding serine carboxypeptidase-like, producing MSSSLRVNNSPSAEAQRLIRSFNLFPASSGGGPSSGRLPDVVVLSSSLVEKRFSLPVPGPSIRNLGHYSGYYRLPHSIDARMFYLFFESRKNKHNDPVVIWLSGGPGASCLVSMFYENGPYRITTTNNNNNSLIWNDFGWDQVSNLIYVDQPIGTGFSFSSHNSDIRNDQEDVSNDLYDFLQAFFAEHPQYLRNDFYLTGTSYAGHYIPVLASRIHNGNRNGDGAPINLKGFAIGNAFTDSAIQFKSMPEYAKGLNLITEHQAKRISRLIPACQRDSAKCNAGGGGDSCLDAYSSCHSIFSHIMEINDDRNYFDIRKRSASNDYDFSYMEHLINERSVKEALGVGNISFVSMSQNVYNALLKDFSRNHAVRIPPLLEDGIKVLIYAGEYDLVCNWLGNLWWVMEMKWSGQRQFKGTSIALYNVDGYLKGELIKYGPLSFLKVLDSGHMVGMDQPKVALEMLERWIKGTL